Proteins encoded together in one Triticum dicoccoides isolate Atlit2015 ecotype Zavitan chromosome 7B, WEW_v2.0, whole genome shotgun sequence window:
- the LOC119338648 gene encoding mitogen-activated protein kinase kinase 5-like: MRPAGISLPAQPGTPGRPRRRPDLTLPMPQRPDVSSSLAVPLPLPPPTAAPPGAAQPLVAPPAATPPPPPLHELERVRRVGSGAGGTVWMVRHRATGRCYALKVLYGNHDDAVRRQIAREIAILRTAEHPAVVRCHGMYERGGELQILLEYMDGGSLDGRRIADEPFLAHVARQVLSGIAYLHRRHIVHRDIKPSNLLIDSARRVKIADFGVGRILNQTMDPCNSSVGTIAYMSPERINTDINDGAYDGYAGDIWSFGLSILEFYLGRFPFGENLGRQGDWAALMVAICYSDPPEPSPATASPEFRGFIACCLQKNPANRLSAAQLLQHPFVALPQPQPLAAPPS, encoded by the coding sequence ATGCGTCCGGCCGGCATCAGCCTCCCGGCCCAGCCGGGCACGCcgggccgcccgcgccgccgcccggatctCACCCTCCCGATGCCGCAGCGCCCGGACGTCTCCTCCTCCCTCGCCGTCCCGCTCCCGCTCCCGCCCCCGACCGCCGCTCCCCCCGGCGCCGCCCAGCCGCTCGTGGCCCCGcccgcggcgaccccgcccccgcccccgctccACGAGCTCGAGCGCGTGCGCCGCGTCGGCAGCGGCGCGGGCGGGACGGTGTGGATGGTGCGGCACCGCGCCACGGGCCGCTGCTACGCGCTCAAGGTGCTCTACGGGAACCACGACGACGCGGTGCGGCGGCAGATCGCGCGGGAGATCGCCATCCTGCGCACCGCCGAGCACCCGGCGGTGGTGCGCTGCCACGGCATGTACGAGCGCGGCGGCGAGCTGCAGATCCTGCTCGAGTACATGGACGGCGGGTCCCTCGACGGCCGCCGCATCGCCGACGAGCCCTTCCTCGCCCACGTCGCCCGCCAGGTGCTCTCCGGGATCGCATACCTCCACCGGCGCCACATCGTGCACCGCGACATCAAGCCCTCCAACCTGCTCATCGACTCGGCGCGCCGCGTCAAGATCGCCGACTTCGGGGTGGGGCGGATCCTGAACCAGACCATGGACCCCTGCAACTCCTCCGTCGGCACCATCGCCTACATGAGCCCCGAGCGCATCAACACCGACATCAACGACGGCGCCTACGACGGCTACGCCGGCGACATCTGGAGCTTCGGCCTCAGCATCCTCGAGTTCTACCTCGGCAGGTTCCCCTTCGGCGAGAACCTCGGCCGACAGGGCGACTGGGCCGCGCTCATGGTCGCCATCTGCTACTCGGACCCGCCCGAGCCGTCGCCCGCCACCGCCTCGCCCGAGTTCCGGGGCTTCATCGCCTGCTGCCTGCAGAAGAACCCGGCCAACCGCCTCTCCGCCGCGCAGCTGCTGCAGCACCCCTTCGTCGCGTTGCCGCAGCCGCAGCCGCTCGCCGCCCCGCCGTCATGA